The following coding sequences are from one Portunus trituberculatus isolate SZX2019 chromosome 6, ASM1759143v1, whole genome shotgun sequence window:
- the LOC123517077 gene encoding zinc finger BED domain-containing protein 5-like gives MLGRRSGFRGRVNQVNPETKHLHCMLHRYALASKTLPPDLKLVLDDVVHMVNAIKSSALNTRLFSLLCQEFGSDEEVLLLHTEVRWLSRGNVVSRVESLKEELTEFFKCDNKAKSLEFTKKLSDSQWLQKLAYLSDIFLRLNSFNLSLQGRFATVSDFMDKLRSLTMKLELWEGKVKDGNLSMFEHLGEALDKSQNTGKQDVMQLVQSHLASLRMELQSYFPELSELESKLIRNPFIVNVHLLPDNMQEEFLELVNDSVAKDAFETLSLTKFWAKMSEIYPVVSKVVLNSLLMFPSTYLCEQGFSTLLNMKTKHRSRLNVEHDLRLCLSNTAPRIEKLVCNRQAQPSH, from the coding sequence ATGCTTGGTCGTCGATCAGGATTTCGAGGAAGAGTGAATCAGGTGAATCCTGAAACCAAGCATCTTCATTGCATGCTTCATAGATATGCCCTGGCATCCAAAACTCTCCCACCTGATTTAAAATTAGTCCTGGATGATGTTGTGCACATGGTAAATGCCATCAAGTCAAGCGCCCTAAATACAAGACTGTTTTCCCTTCTGTGCCAAGAGTTTGGAAGTGATGAAGAAGTGTTGCTCCTTCACACTGAGGTTCGCTGGCTGTCGAGGGGGAATGTGGTATCAAGAGTAGAATCACTAAAGGAGGAGCTCACTGAATTCTTCAAATGTGACAACAAGGCAAAGTCACTTGAGTTCACCAAGAAATTGTCAGACAGCCAGTGGCTTCAGAAGCTGGCCTACCTGAGTGACATATTCTTACGCCTCAACTCATTTAACTTATCCCTCCAAGGCCGTTTTGCCACAGTGAGTGATTTCATGGACAAACTTAGGTCACTGACCATGAAGCTGGAGCTTTGGGAAGGGAAGGTCAAAGATGGAAATCTTAGCATGTTTGAACACCTTGGTGAGGCACTTGATAAAAGtcaaaacactggaaaacaaGATGTGATGCAACTTGTGCAATCACATCTAGCTTCTCTGCGGATGGAGCTGCAGTCTTACTTCCCCGAATTGAGTGAATTGGAATCAAAATTGATTAGAAACCCTTTCATTGTGAATGTGCACCTTCTCCCAGATAACATGCAAGAGGAGTTCTTAGAGTTGGTGAACGACTCTGTTGCAAAAGATGCATTTGAAACACTTTCCCTAACCAAATTCTGGGCTAAAATGAGTGAGATTTACCCTGTTGTATCTAAAGTAGTTCTGAACTCTTTGTTGATGTTCCCTAGTACTTATCTGTGTGAGCAAGGATTTTCAACGCTGTTGAACATGAAAACCAAACATCGATCACGGCTTAATGTGGAACATGACCTACGATTGTGCCTGTCTAATACTGCTCCTCGAATTGAGAAACTTGTTTGTAACAGACAGGCACAGCCTTCACACTGA